A window of the Synechococcus sp. LTW-R genome harbors these coding sequences:
- the tsf gene encoding translation elongation factor Ts, whose protein sequence is MAEISAKLVKELRDMTGAGMMDCKKALKETEGDKDKAVEWLRQKGIASAEKKSGRAAAEGAIGSYIHTGARVGVLVEVNCETDFVARGDIFQELVRNVAMQVAACPNVDFVKVDDIPAEVAEREKQIEMGRDDLAGKKEEMKEKIVAGRIGKRLKEMSLLDQPYIKDSGMTVDQLVKEVSGKIGENIQVRRFVRFNLGEGIEIEKMDFAAEVAAMQAA, encoded by the coding sequence ATGGCTGAGATCTCCGCCAAGCTCGTTAAAGAACTGCGCGACATGACCGGCGCAGGCATGATGGACTGCAAGAAGGCCCTCAAAGAGACCGAGGGTGACAAGGACAAAGCCGTCGAGTGGCTGCGTCAGAAGGGCATTGCCTCCGCTGAGAAGAAGTCCGGCCGTGCCGCGGCTGAAGGGGCCATCGGCAGCTACATCCACACCGGCGCTCGCGTTGGCGTGCTGGTTGAGGTGAACTGCGAGACCGACTTCGTGGCCCGCGGCGACATCTTCCAGGAGCTCGTCCGCAACGTGGCTATGCAGGTCGCTGCATGCCCCAACGTTGACTTCGTCAAGGTCGACGACATTCCTGCCGAAGTCGCTGAGCGCGAGAAGCAGATCGAGATGGGCCGCGATGATCTCGCCGGCAAGAAGGAGGAGATGAAGGAGAAGATCGTCGCTGGCCGTATCGGCAAGCGCCTCAAGGAGATGTCCCTTCTGGATCAGCCCTACATCAAGGACAGCGGCATGACCGTTGACCAGCTCGTCAAAGAAGTCTCCGGCAAGATCGGCGAGAACATCCAGGTTCGCCGCTTCGTTCGCTTCAACCTGGGCGAAGGCATCGAAATCGAGAAGATGGACTTCGCTGCTGAAGTGGCTGCCATGCAGGCTGCCTGA
- the recG gene encoding ATP-dependent DNA helicase RecG: MVPGQCPTPGSSGGSHLAVQAWLRPLQQALQLEADRGFEDLLGRKERFSAFLHRALATPPEELDVQRFSGLRELSSDFSRYGELSQSRRQSLVRRSRQYLFELQRAVQPVQPVAPPRLRVVPAPPTGSTAAAQVIRPETPLSEVRGVGPKSATRLASLDLWLARDLVRYYPRDYLDYANLVRIAGLEPGKTATIVATVRRSHSFTSPRNPNLSILELHLADVTGRIRVSKFFAGKRFSSPAWLKAQQRNYPVGASVAISGLVKETPYGPAFQDPLMEVLESPSATVRSEQIGRLLPVYGLTEGLTADRLRNLMRPVVAAARHWGDPLPAAIQAREGLVTLPDALLQIHGPSNQVSLSAARHRLVFDEFLLLQLGLLQRRRQLTNRPAPALAVEGDALLHAFLELLPFPLTGAQQRVLVEIRADLCRDQPMARLVQGDVGSGKTVVAIAALLTAIDSGCQGALMAPTEVLAEQHYRKLCEWLPQLHVTCALLTGSTPLRRRRELLSDLANGSLKMLVGTHALLEDPVQFQRLGLVVVDEQHRFGVHQRNRLLDKGLQPHLLTMTATPIPRTLALSIHGDLEVSQIDELPPGRTPIRTSLLAAADRDEAYSLIREQVALGQRAYVVLPLVEESEKLDLRSAVDVHQQLSEQVFPNLQVGLLHGRMPSAEKQAAITAFASGETQVLVSTTVVEVGVDVPEASVMVIDHADRFGLAQLHQLRGRVGRGAAASYCLLVNDSRNALARQRLEVLVRSNDGFEIAEMDLRLRGPGQVLGTRQSGLPDLALASLTDDGEVLEQARRVAQEIVSVDPDLEDHPGLAKVLNDQRHRVAQAARLN, translated from the coding sequence GTGGTTCCAGGACAGTGCCCCACCCCAGGATCCAGCGGCGGATCGCACCTAGCGGTCCAGGCCTGGTTGCGTCCTCTGCAACAGGCCTTGCAGCTCGAGGCTGACCGCGGTTTTGAGGATTTGCTGGGGCGCAAGGAGCGCTTTAGTGCGTTTCTCCATCGGGCTTTGGCGACCCCACCGGAGGAGCTGGATGTTCAGCGCTTTTCCGGTCTCCGGGAGTTGTCCAGCGATTTTTCCCGCTACGGGGAGTTGAGCCAGTCCCGCCGCCAGAGCTTGGTTCGCCGCAGTCGGCAGTACCTCTTCGAACTCCAGCGGGCTGTTCAGCCGGTCCAGCCTGTTGCCCCTCCCCGCCTTCGGGTCGTGCCGGCGCCCCCCACGGGCAGCACCGCGGCTGCCCAGGTCATCCGCCCAGAGACTCCATTGAGTGAGGTCCGCGGGGTGGGCCCCAAAAGCGCAACGCGGCTCGCATCCCTGGACCTCTGGCTGGCCCGGGACCTGGTGCGCTACTACCCGCGGGACTACCTCGATTACGCCAATTTGGTCCGCATTGCGGGCCTCGAGCCAGGCAAGACCGCCACCATCGTCGCGACGGTTCGCCGAAGCCACAGCTTCACCAGCCCCCGCAACCCCAACCTCTCAATCCTGGAGTTGCATCTGGCCGATGTCACGGGCCGCATTCGCGTCTCCAAATTCTTTGCGGGCAAACGCTTCAGTTCGCCCGCCTGGCTGAAGGCCCAGCAGCGCAATTACCCCGTGGGTGCTTCCGTGGCTATCAGCGGCCTGGTCAAGGAGACCCCCTATGGCCCGGCTTTTCAGGACCCTTTAATGGAGGTGCTCGAGAGCCCGTCGGCAACGGTCCGCAGTGAGCAGATTGGACGCTTGCTTCCGGTTTACGGCCTGACGGAGGGCTTAACGGCCGACCGGCTTCGAAACCTGATGCGCCCCGTGGTGGCGGCCGCGCGCCATTGGGGGGATCCCCTGCCTGCGGCGATCCAGGCCCGTGAAGGACTGGTGACGCTGCCGGATGCCCTGCTCCAGATCCACGGCCCCAGCAACCAGGTGAGCTTGAGTGCGGCCCGCCATCGCTTGGTCTTTGACGAGTTCCTCCTGCTGCAGCTCGGGCTGCTGCAACGGCGCCGCCAGCTGACCAATCGCCCGGCCCCCGCGTTGGCGGTGGAGGGTGACGCGTTGCTGCACGCCTTCCTCGAGCTGTTGCCCTTTCCCCTGACGGGGGCCCAACAGCGTGTCCTGGTGGAGATCCGCGCCGACCTCTGCCGCGATCAACCCATGGCCCGTTTGGTGCAAGGCGATGTCGGCAGTGGCAAGACCGTGGTGGCCATCGCCGCGCTGCTCACTGCTATTGATTCCGGCTGCCAGGGGGCCCTGATGGCCCCCACTGAGGTCCTCGCGGAACAGCACTACCGCAAGCTCTGCGAGTGGCTGCCGCAGTTGCATGTCACCTGCGCCCTGTTGACCGGTTCAACACCGCTGCGCCGGCGCCGTGAACTTCTGTCGGATTTGGCCAACGGCAGCTTGAAGATGTTAGTGGGCACCCATGCGCTCTTGGAGGACCCGGTTCAGTTTCAGCGGTTGGGTCTGGTGGTGGTCGACGAGCAACATCGCTTTGGCGTCCATCAGCGCAACCGACTGCTCGACAAGGGACTGCAGCCCCATCTGTTGACGATGACGGCCACGCCGATCCCCAGGACCTTGGCCCTGTCGATTCACGGTGACCTGGAGGTCAGCCAGATCGATGAATTGCCGCCCGGGCGTACACCGATTCGCACGAGCCTCCTGGCTGCTGCCGATCGGGATGAGGCCTACAGCTTGATTCGTGAGCAGGTGGCCCTGGGCCAACGGGCCTATGTCGTTCTGCCCCTGGTGGAGGAATCGGAGAAGCTTGATCTGCGCTCTGCCGTTGATGTCCATCAGCAGCTCAGCGAGCAGGTCTTCCCCAACCTTCAAGTCGGATTGCTGCATGGCCGCATGCCCAGTGCGGAGAAGCAAGCGGCGATTACGGCCTTTGCCAGTGGCGAGACCCAGGTGCTGGTCAGCACCACCGTGGTTGAGGTGGGTGTGGATGTGCCGGAGGCCAGTGTGATGGTGATTGACCACGCCGATCGCTTTGGACTGGCCCAGCTGCACCAATTGCGGGGGCGGGTTGGCCGGGGCGCGGCAGCGTCCTACTGCCTGCTGGTGAATGACAGTCGCAATGCCCTAGCCCGTCAGCGATTGGAAGTGTTGGTGCGCTCGAACGATGGGTTCGAAATTGCTGAGATGGACCTGCGCTTGCGCGGCCCTGGTCAAGTCCTGGGCACGCGCCAGAGCGGCTTACCCGATCTGGCCCTCGCCAGCTTGACCGACGATGGCGAGGTGCTTGAGCAGGCCCGCCGGGTCGCGCAGGAGATCGTCTCGGTGGACCCGGATCTGGAGGACCATCCCGGTCTTGCCAAAGTGCTGAACGACCAGCGACACCGGGTCGCCCAAGCCGCCCGTTTGAACTGA
- a CDS encoding M15 family metallopeptidase, with protein MPQRPWSAIPISDCAELLEPLPEAFFRIEPHPYAAVGAPYGAGASPFRLRRGVIQRLLQAQETLQAQGLGYRLAIFDAWRPIAVQRFMVDYTIRVECEARGFDLDQDLPEVRSVIEEVGRFWAPPSLDPMTPPPHSTGGAVDLTLLDRSQQLVDMGSEIDAIGVVSEPNHYLAVAKTAQHGTDRERALEWHQRRSLLADAMGAAGFAQHPNEWWHFSYGDQLWAWRSGQSQAVYGRSLDG; from the coding sequence ATGCCCCAACGGCCTTGGAGTGCGATTCCCATCAGCGATTGCGCTGAGTTGCTCGAGCCTTTGCCCGAGGCCTTCTTCCGCATCGAGCCCCATCCCTACGCCGCCGTTGGTGCTCCCTATGGCGCGGGTGCCTCGCCCTTTCGCTTGCGCCGTGGTGTGATCCAGCGTCTCCTGCAGGCTCAAGAGACGCTGCAGGCCCAAGGCCTTGGCTACCGACTGGCGATCTTTGATGCCTGGCGCCCGATCGCCGTACAGCGCTTCATGGTCGACTACACCATCCGCGTGGAGTGCGAAGCGAGGGGATTCGATCTCGATCAGGATCTCCCCGAAGTCCGTTCAGTGATTGAAGAGGTCGGACGCTTTTGGGCTCCACCCAGCTTGGACCCGATGACCCCACCACCCCACAGCACGGGCGGAGCCGTCGACCTGACTTTGCTGGATCGCTCTCAACAGCTCGTCGATATGGGCTCGGAGATCGATGCCATTGGAGTGGTCTCAGAACCCAACCACTACCTCGCGGTCGCCAAGACCGCTCAGCACGGCACGGACCGTGAGCGGGCATTGGAGTGGCACCAGCGGCGCAGCCTGCTGGCCGATGCCATGGGGGCAGCGGGATTTGCGCAGCACCCCAACGAGTGGTGGCACTTCAGCTATGGCGATCAGCTGTGGGCCTGGCGCAGCGGCCAGTCCCAGGCGGTCTATGGCCGCTCCTTAGATGGCTGA
- the sir gene encoding sulfite reductase, ferredoxin dependent, with protein MRTKFEQLKADSDYLKDPLAAELKNDLSHFSEGAVQLLKFHGSYQQDNRENRQKGQEKDWQMMLRLRSPAGRISTGLYLAMDELADRLGNGTLRATTRQAFQMHGIRKDNLKEVIGTILRSMGSTLAACGDINRNVMAPAAPFEKGGYPAARQLANDIADVLSPQAAEGSYLDLWVDGDLSYRIKPTRAVKKARSRQQEGGVFSGDANEPLYGGTYLPRKFKVAVTVPGDNSVDLLTQDIGLVAFADANGELRGCNVYVGGGMGRTHNKEETFARTADPLGYVAAEHIFDLVQAILALQRDHGDRSNRRHARLKYLIHDQGIRWFKQELNAKYFSHPIKGLRVEPKAKLEDYLGWHRISAGKWFVGIPLLCGRLSGDLKRGLRELVETYQLEIRLTPNQDLLLCNIGTAQRAAVKDALSSLGVDTPDAPDLLARHAIACPALPLCGLAVTEAERILPEVLERLDAQLRRLEIEKSILVRMTGCPNGCARPYMAELGLVGDGVNQYQLWLGGTPNLSRLAEPYLERMPLDKLESTIEPLLKGWKAAGGRRSFGDYVAKLGRESVKELVNSAI; from the coding sequence GTGCGCACCAAGTTTGAGCAGCTCAAGGCCGACAGCGACTATCTCAAGGATCCTCTGGCTGCCGAGCTCAAGAACGACCTCAGCCATTTCAGCGAAGGTGCCGTCCAGCTGCTGAAGTTCCACGGCAGCTATCAGCAGGACAACCGCGAAAACCGCCAGAAGGGACAAGAGAAGGACTGGCAAATGATGCTGCGCTTGCGCAGCCCTGCCGGACGCATCTCCACCGGCCTCTATCTGGCCATGGATGAGTTGGCGGATCGCCTGGGGAACGGAACCCTGAGGGCCACGACCCGTCAGGCCTTCCAGATGCACGGCATCCGAAAGGACAACCTCAAGGAGGTCATCGGCACCATCCTTCGCTCGATGGGCTCCACCCTGGCCGCCTGCGGCGATATCAACCGGAACGTCATGGCTCCGGCTGCACCCTTTGAAAAGGGTGGGTATCCAGCAGCCCGTCAGTTGGCCAATGACATTGCTGATGTCCTGAGTCCCCAAGCGGCCGAGGGCAGTTACCTCGACCTCTGGGTCGACGGGGATCTCAGCTATCGGATCAAGCCCACCCGGGCGGTGAAGAAGGCCCGTTCACGCCAGCAGGAAGGTGGGGTCTTCAGCGGTGATGCCAACGAACCCCTCTACGGAGGCACGTACCTCCCGCGCAAATTCAAGGTGGCCGTCACGGTCCCGGGCGATAACTCCGTTGACCTTCTCACCCAGGACATTGGCCTAGTGGCCTTTGCCGACGCCAATGGCGAACTGAGGGGCTGCAATGTCTATGTGGGTGGTGGCATGGGCCGCACCCACAACAAAGAGGAAACCTTCGCCCGCACCGCTGATCCCCTGGGCTATGTGGCAGCGGAGCACATCTTTGACTTGGTGCAGGCGATCCTTGCCCTGCAGCGGGATCACGGTGACCGCAGCAACCGGCGGCACGCCCGTCTGAAGTACTTGATCCACGACCAAGGCATTCGCTGGTTCAAGCAAGAACTCAATGCCAAGTACTTCTCCCACCCCATCAAGGGCCTGCGGGTTGAGCCCAAGGCCAAGCTGGAGGACTACCTGGGCTGGCACCGCATCAGTGCAGGCAAATGGTTCGTTGGTATTCCGCTGCTGTGCGGCCGTCTGTCCGGTGACCTCAAGCGCGGTTTGCGCGAGCTGGTGGAGACCTACCAACTGGAAATTCGGTTAACCCCGAACCAAGACCTCTTGCTGTGCAACATCGGGACGGCTCAACGCGCCGCGGTCAAGGACGCCTTGAGCAGCCTTGGCGTTGACACCCCCGATGCTCCAGATCTGCTGGCCCGCCATGCCATTGCCTGTCCGGCGTTGCCCCTGTGCGGTCTCGCGGTCACCGAAGCCGAACGCATCCTTCCGGAGGTGTTGGAGCGTCTCGATGCACAGCTGCGACGCCTTGAGATTGAGAAATCAATCCTGGTGCGCATGACCGGCTGCCCGAATGGTTGTGCCCGCCCCTACATGGCGGAGCTGGGGCTGGTCGGGGATGGCGTCAATCAGTACCAACTGTGGCTGGGGGGAACCCCAAACCTCAGCCGCCTGGCAGAGCCTTACCTCGAGCGCATGCCCCTGGACAAGCTTGAGAGCACGATCGAACCGCTCCTCAAGGGTTGGAAAGCGGCCGGTGGTCGCCGCAGCTTTGGTGACTACGTCGCCAAGCTCGGCCGCGAATCGGTCAAAGAGCTAGTCAATTCAGCCATCTAA
- the glyS gene encoding glycine--tRNA ligase subunit beta codes for MSTFLLEIGTEELPADFARLALPQLEQQVKRDLEAARLSFRQVETTSTPRRLVVQVADLADVSPDLRDERKGPPAAQAFKDGVPTQAAIGFAKRCGIDPADLEVRETPKGPFVFAEVLEKGRPARELLAEVIPQWISALQGRRFMRWGVGESRFSRPVRWLVALLGTELIPVTLSGSDPVVQSGQTSRGHRLYSDAVAIPSADDYASALAAAGVVVNRSERASTIRTAVETSAAALDAVPDLPGELFEELTDLVETPLLIEGSVADHYLALPAEVLSTVMRAHQRYVPLYRKDADSDPLALDARKSLLARFLCIGNGLADATDTVRRGNERVLKARLADAEFFVQADRAVPSIDRRDQLQRVTFAEGLGSLLDRVERLEWLTDVLAEQLELPQDSVAHARRAAHLCKHDLVSQMVGEFPELQGVMGGKYLLAEGEPREVALAVLEHYQPKGAGDVLPSSVAGAVVALAERLELLLSIYAKGERPTGSSDPYALRRAGNGILQILWDQGWSLNLQTLLERATSHWAGLLPAFKVDASALADELGELLRQRLQSLLEEAGTDADLVQAVAGDGVSLTRVLADPGDARQRAALLRTLRSAGDLAAVQAVVTRAAKLATKGDLPTSVLSAQMVVDDNLFEKGSEAAMLEVLNGLEPIATGSDLDRYGQLAQGLIAGSSALANFFDGDDSVMVMAEDPAVRTNRLNLLGVLNNQASVLADFSRISG; via the coding sequence GTGTCCACCTTTCTGCTTGAGATCGGGACTGAGGAGTTGCCCGCGGATTTCGCCCGCCTCGCCTTGCCGCAACTGGAGCAGCAGGTCAAGCGTGATCTGGAGGCGGCTCGACTGAGCTTTCGTCAGGTGGAGACCACCAGCACCCCGCGCCGCCTCGTGGTTCAGGTGGCCGATCTCGCAGATGTGTCCCCGGACCTCCGCGACGAGCGCAAGGGGCCTCCGGCTGCCCAAGCGTTTAAGGACGGGGTCCCCACCCAGGCCGCCATTGGTTTTGCCAAGCGCTGCGGGATCGACCCCGCAGATCTCGAGGTGCGCGAGACCCCCAAGGGTCCCTTTGTCTTCGCTGAGGTGCTGGAGAAGGGGCGTCCCGCCCGTGAACTGTTGGCTGAGGTCATTCCCCAGTGGATTTCCGCCCTGCAGGGCCGCCGCTTCATGCGTTGGGGCGTCGGGGAGAGCCGCTTCTCCCGCCCGGTTCGCTGGTTGGTGGCTTTGCTGGGGACCGAGCTGATCCCCGTCACCCTCTCCGGCAGTGACCCGGTGGTGCAGTCCGGGCAGACCAGCCGTGGTCACCGTCTCTACAGCGACGCTGTGGCGATCCCGTCCGCCGACGATTACGCCTCCGCCCTGGCTGCTGCAGGTGTCGTTGTGAACCGCAGTGAGCGTGCATCAACGATTCGCACAGCCGTGGAGACCAGTGCTGCTGCCTTGGATGCGGTCCCCGACCTTCCGGGCGAGTTGTTCGAGGAGCTGACGGATCTGGTCGAGACCCCCCTCTTGATCGAGGGCAGCGTCGCCGACCACTACCTCGCCCTGCCCGCGGAAGTGCTGAGCACCGTCATGCGTGCCCATCAGCGCTACGTGCCGCTCTACCGCAAGGACGCGGATTCCGATCCCTTGGCCTTGGACGCGCGGAAGAGCCTGTTGGCACGTTTCCTCTGCATCGGCAACGGTCTGGCGGACGCCACCGACACCGTTCGACGCGGGAATGAACGCGTCTTGAAGGCACGACTGGCCGATGCTGAGTTCTTTGTCCAGGCCGATCGGGCGGTCCCCAGCATCGACCGCCGCGATCAACTCCAGCGGGTGACCTTCGCCGAAGGGTTGGGCTCCCTTCTCGATCGGGTGGAACGCCTGGAGTGGCTCACCGACGTTCTCGCCGAGCAGCTTGAGCTGCCGCAGGACTCCGTCGCCCATGCCCGTCGTGCGGCCCATCTCTGTAAGCACGATCTGGTCAGTCAGATGGTTGGTGAGTTCCCTGAGCTTCAGGGGGTTATGGGCGGCAAGTACCTGCTCGCCGAAGGGGAGCCCAGGGAAGTGGCCCTGGCTGTTCTCGAGCACTATCAGCCCAAGGGCGCCGGCGATGTCCTGCCCAGCTCCGTCGCTGGTGCCGTCGTGGCCTTGGCGGAACGCCTCGAGCTGCTCTTGAGCATCTACGCGAAGGGTGAGCGCCCGACGGGTTCGTCGGACCCCTACGCCCTTCGCCGGGCTGGCAATGGGATTCTTCAGATCCTCTGGGATCAGGGATGGAGCCTGAACCTCCAGACCCTGCTGGAGCGCGCCACCAGCCATTGGGCGGGGCTGCTGCCTGCCTTCAAGGTCGATGCCTCGGCCTTGGCGGATGAGCTGGGCGAGCTGTTGCGTCAACGCCTGCAGAGCTTGCTGGAGGAGGCCGGCACCGATGCTGATCTGGTTCAGGCCGTCGCTGGTGACGGTGTGTCCTTGACCCGTGTCCTGGCGGATCCGGGCGATGCCCGTCAGAGGGCTGCCTTGCTCCGAACCCTGCGCTCCGCCGGTGACCTGGCGGCCGTGCAGGCCGTGGTCACCCGTGCGGCCAAGTTGGCCACGAAGGGCGACCTGCCCACGAGCGTCCTCTCTGCCCAAATGGTTGTGGACGACAACCTCTTTGAGAAGGGCAGCGAAGCGGCCATGCTGGAGGTCCTCAATGGCTTGGAGCCCATCGCGACGGGATCGGATCTTGATCGCTACGGCCAATTGGCCCAAGGCTTGATCGCCGGATCCTCGGCCCTGGCCAATTTCTTCGATGGCGATGACAGCGTGATGGTGATGGCTGAGGATCCAGCCGTTCGCACCAACCGCCTCAATTTGCTTGGTGTTCTCAACAACCAGGCTTCGGTCTTGGCCGACTTCAGCCGCATCAGCGGCTGA
- a CDS encoding fatty acid desaturase yields the protein MTLVPIALLWASIPVLAAEPALRWLMVPVLLALLLFSARSFSLMHDCGHNTLWSSSLGNRITGFALGCLNAIPQFPWSRGHAFHHKHNGNWEVYRGPSSLLTVEQFLRLSPAAQWRYRLIRHPLMLFPGGFFYLVIRPRLQLLLGMAEFFGAALKHAMASPRSGFQAWKRFVLTFKSSHWYTTGEWLDLLSNNIVVVTSWYLMAAWLGLGLFVSCYSVVMACSAAMFICVFFVQHNFRGSYTSGTRGWSYFKGAIDGSSNLVLPEVLNWFTADIAFHSVHHLCERIPNYKLRECHRLHADLLKGCTYLSLRDIPRCFDLILWDSDAEELVSIDEALAAATR from the coding sequence GTGACGTTGGTTCCTATCGCGCTGCTCTGGGCATCCATCCCTGTCCTTGCCGCTGAGCCTGCTCTGCGTTGGCTCATGGTTCCGGTTTTGCTCGCACTGTTGCTGTTTTCGGCCCGCAGCTTCTCGTTGATGCACGACTGCGGTCACAACACGCTGTGGTCGTCGTCGCTCGGCAATCGGATCACGGGCTTTGCCCTGGGTTGCCTGAATGCCATCCCGCAATTTCCCTGGTCCCGGGGCCATGCGTTTCACCACAAGCACAACGGCAATTGGGAGGTCTACCGGGGACCGTCCTCGCTGTTGACCGTTGAGCAGTTTCTGCGTCTGTCCCCCGCGGCGCAGTGGCGTTATCGCCTGATCCGCCACCCGTTGATGTTGTTCCCCGGTGGCTTCTTCTACCTGGTGATTCGCCCAAGGCTGCAGCTGTTGCTTGGGATGGCTGAGTTCTTTGGCGCGGCCCTGAAGCACGCCATGGCATCGCCGCGCAGTGGTTTCCAAGCCTGGAAACGCTTTGTGCTGACCTTCAAGTCAAGCCACTGGTACACAACCGGCGAGTGGTTGGACCTCTTGTCTAACAACATTGTTGTGGTTACCAGCTGGTACCTGATGGCGGCCTGGCTTGGGCTAGGACTCTTTGTGAGTTGCTACTCCGTGGTCATGGCCTGTTCCGCGGCCATGTTCATCTGTGTCTTCTTTGTCCAGCACAATTTCAGGGGTTCCTACACCAGTGGTACCCGGGGCTGGAGTTACTTCAAAGGGGCGATCGACGGCAGCAGCAATCTTGTTTTGCCTGAAGTGCTCAACTGGTTCACCGCTGATATTGCCTTCCACTCGGTTCACCATCTCTGCGAGCGGATCCCCAACTACAAGCTCAGGGAATGCCACCGTTTGCATGCCGATCTTCTCAAGGGCTGTACCTACTTGAGCCTGAGAGATATTCCGCGCTGTTTTGATCTGATTCTTTGGGACTCCGACGCAGAGGAACTGGTCAGTATTGATGAAGCGCTGGCCGCAGCAACCCGCTGA